The following nucleotide sequence is from Nocardioides eburneiflavus.
TCGGTGCAGCGGATGCGGCGGACGGGGGCGAGCTATCCGCACTCCTTCGTGACCGACTCGCTGTGCTGCGTGTCGCGATCGAGCTTCTTCACCGGGCAGTACCCCCACCAGACCGGGGTGCGCACCAACACCTCCAACCGCGGCACGTCGAGGCTCGGCGGCTGGCCGGCGTACGACACCAACGGCAACCCGGAGCGGGCCTTCAACGTCCGGCTCCAGCAGGCGGGCTACCACACCGGCTTCGTCGGCAAGTTCCTCAACGAGTACGAGTGGTCCCCGGGGCGCGCCCTGCCGCCGGTGGTGCCGGGCTGGACGACCTTCCACACGGTCTTCGGCTCCGCCTACGACGGCTGGGACTTCGCCAGCACCACGCTCGACGGTCAGCGGATGCGGCTCGTGCAGCACCCCGCACCGCCCGCGAGCGCGAGCAACGCCGCCAAGGACGAGGCCTACGCGGGGACGGTCATCGGCGACCTCGCGATGGACTTCGTCACGGCCAACGAGGCCTCCGACGCGCCCTACTTCCTCGAGGTCTCGCTCTACGCGCCGCACAACCGGGTCAACCCCGAGCCGCACTACGCCGGTGACCCGCTCTTCCCGCCGATGTTCCGCGACCGCACCGGTCCGCGCAGCTGCGGCCGGGTCGCGTGCCGCAAGCTGACCGTCGACGACCTTCCCGGCTTCGCCGACCCGCGCCGCGACAACCGCCCTCGCCGGGCCAACGGCAAGCCGGCCCGCGCCTGGAACACCGTGCGTACGCTCCCGGCGGCCACCGCCGTGCGCGACCTGCGCGACCGGGCGCGGATGGCGCAGTCGGCCGACCGGCTCGTCTCGCGCATCCTGCGCACGGTCGGTCCCAACACCTATGTCGTGCTCACCTCCGACAACGGTTTCCACCTCGGGCAGAACGGCCTGGGCCGCGGCAAGGGGACGCCCTACGACACCGACGTCCGGGTGCCGCTGCTCGTGACCGGTCCGGGCGTCGTGCCGGGCACACGCCGCGAGGTCACCAGCAACATCGACCTCGCGCCGACCTTCGAGGAGCTCGCCGGGCTGCCGCCCGCGCCCTACCGCAGCGGGCTCTCGCTGGTGCCGACCCTGACCCGGCCCGCGCTGGTGCGCCAGTCGTACGCCTTCCTCGAGCACACCCAGCAGACGCTCACCGGCAACGACCCGGACGCCGCCTTCACGGGGCCGGAGCTCGACCGGATCCCGTCGTTCACGGCCGTGCGCAGCCGGACGGCGCTGCTGGCGCGCTTCGACCTCGACCCGCGGCGCGGCCGGGTGCAGTGGGGCTACGAGTTCTACTCCTACCGCAAGAAGCGGTTCGAGGAGCGCAACAGCTTCGCTGCCAAGGGGCGGCGCGACGAGGTGGCGGCGCTGATGGCCAAGCTCGTCGCCTTCGACGGCTGCCGGGAGTCCGGGGACCAGCCGGTGTCGCCGGCGTGCCTGTCGCTGCGCCAGTAGCACTAGGGTCGGCGCGTGACGCCGGACGTGATCGTGGTGGACCACCACGACTCCTACACGTGGAACCTGGTCCACCTCGTCGCCGCGGTGACGGGGGTGCTGCCACGCGTGGTGCAGCACGACGAGGTGTCGCCGGACGACGTGCTGCGGCACTCGCACGTCGTGCTGTCGCCGGGCCCGGGTACCCCGGACTCCCCGGCCGACTTCTCCGTCGGCACCGCCGTGCTGCGCGACGGCTCACGCCCCGTGCTCGGCGTGTGCCTGGGGATGCAGGGCCTGGTGGCGGCGTACGGCGGGACGGTGTCGCGCCTGCGCCCGGCGCACGGCGAGGTCGCCTCGATCAGCCACGACGGCGCCGGGGTCTTCGCCGGTGTGCCGCAGGGGTTCGCGGCGGTGCGCTACCACTCGCTCGGCGCGGTGGAGCTGCCCGCCGAGGTGGTGGCGACCGCGTGGAGCGAGGACGGCGTGGTGATGGGGGTGCGGCACGTCGACCGACCGCTCGAGGGCGTGCAGTTCCACCCCGAGTCGATCCTGTCGGAGCACGGCGCGGCTCTCGTCAGGAACTTCCTCTCATGACCGCTCCCGACCCGGTCTCCTTCTTCCGCGACGTGGCCTCGCGCCACGCACGATGCTTCTGGCTCGACGGCGGCGGCGCGCGCGAGTGGTCGGGGCGCCGCTCGATCATCGGCTGGCTCGACGAGGACGACGCCTCCCTGTCCTGGTCGGCCGCGCGGCGCGTGGTGACCCTGCACGAGGCCGGGTCCGCGCGCGTCGTGGGGGACGACGTCTTCGCGGTGCTCGAGGAGCGGATCTCCGCGGGCGAGCAGTGGTTCGGCTATCTCGGGTACGCCTCGCGCACCGACCTGCCCGCCGCCCCCGACGCGTTCCTGCCCGACGCGGTCTGGATGCGGCCGCGGGAGGTGCGGGTGTTCGAGCACGCGGCGGAGCCCTCCGGGGACTCCCCGCTCGAGCGGGGAGTCCGCCACCTGGAGGGGGGTGCAACCGCCTCGGAGAGTCAGACTTCCCCGCCACGTGCGTACGCCGCCGCCTTCGCACGCGTCCAGGAGCACCTCCACGCCGGCAACTCCTACGAGGTCAACCTCACCCACCGGCTCGCCCGCACGTCCGACCTCGACCCGGTGACGGCGTACCTCCGGCTCCGCGAGCTCAACCCCGCGCCGTACAGCGGGTTCCTCCAGCACGACGTCGCCGGTGCGCGCGCGTGGCTGCTGTCGAGCTCGCCGGAGCGGTACGCGCTGGTCACCGCCGACCGCCACCTCGAGACCAAGCCGATCAAGGGCACCACCCCCCGCGGGCGCACGCCCGAGGAGGACGATGCGCAGCGCGAGCGGCTGGCGCGCGAGCCCAAGACCCGCGCGGAGAACCTGATGATCGTCGACCTGCTCCGCAACGACCTGTCGCTGGTGTGCGACGTCGGGTCGGTCGAGGTGCCGGCGCTCATGCAGGTCGAGACGTACGAGTCGGTGCACCAGCTCGTCTCCACCGTCCGCGGCCGGCTGCGCGACGACGTGTCGACGGTGGGGGCCCTCCGGGCGCTGTTCCCCGCGGGCTCGATGACGGGTGCGCCCAAGCTGCGCACGATGGAGGTGATCGAGGAGGTCGAGG
It contains:
- a CDS encoding sulfatase-like hydrolase/transferase, whose amino-acid sequence is MAGVCLLVLTACGTNGSPGGPRGPDDAAPPRTTGEASAVGDLEPAAARAKRPSIVVVVLDDFSMDLVQTMRSVQRMRRTGASYPHSFVTDSLCCVSRSSFFTGQYPHQTGVRTNTSNRGTSRLGGWPAYDTNGNPERAFNVRLQQAGYHTGFVGKFLNEYEWSPGRALPPVVPGWTTFHTVFGSAYDGWDFASTTLDGQRMRLVQHPAPPASASNAAKDEAYAGTVIGDLAMDFVTANEASDAPYFLEVSLYAPHNRVNPEPHYAGDPLFPPMFRDRTGPRSCGRVACRKLTVDDLPGFADPRRDNRPRRANGKPARAWNTVRTLPAATAVRDLRDRARMAQSADRLVSRILRTVGPNTYVVLTSDNGFHLGQNGLGRGKGTPYDTDVRVPLLVTGPGVVPGTRREVTSNIDLAPTFEELAGLPPAPYRSGLSLVPTLTRPALVRQSYAFLEHTQQTLTGNDPDAAFTGPELDRIPSFTAVRSRTALLARFDLDPRRGRVQWGYEFYSYRKKRFEERNSFAAKGRRDEVAALMAKLVAFDGCRESGDQPVSPACLSLRQ
- a CDS encoding anthranilate synthase component II; protein product: MTPDVIVVDHHDSYTWNLVHLVAAVTGVLPRVVQHDEVSPDDVLRHSHVVLSPGPGTPDSPADFSVGTAVLRDGSRPVLGVCLGMQGLVAAYGGTVSRLRPAHGEVASISHDGAGVFAGVPQGFAAVRYHSLGAVELPAEVVATAWSEDGVVMGVRHVDRPLEGVQFHPESILSEHGAALVRNFLS
- a CDS encoding anthranilate synthase component I family protein, with translation MTAPDPVSFFRDVASRHARCFWLDGGGAREWSGRRSIIGWLDEDDASLSWSAARRVVTLHEAGSARVVGDDVFAVLEERISAGEQWFGYLGYASRTDLPAAPDAFLPDAVWMRPREVRVFEHAAEPSGDSPLERGVRHLEGGATASESQTSPPRAYAAAFARVQEHLHAGNSYEVNLTHRLARTSDLDPVTAYLRLRELNPAPYSGFLQHDVAGARAWLLSSSPERYALVTADRHLETKPIKGTTPRGRTPEEDDAQRERLAREPKTRAENLMIVDLLRNDLSLVCDVGSVEVPALMQVETYESVHQLVSTVRGRLRDDVSTVGALRALFPAGSMTGAPKLRTMEVIEEVEASPRGAYAGAFGWISGDGPADLGVVIRSLMTDGSGTWILGTGGGITVKSEVAEEWAESEWKAERLLRVFV